From the genome of Malus domestica chromosome 04, GDT2T_hap1, one region includes:
- the LOC103433068 gene encoding uncharacterized protein isoform X2, translating into MATTNTTTQAVGVEGVDASASADEAAAKAVHKRYEGLVMVRTKAIKGKGAWYWAHLEPMLVHNTDTGLPKAVKLRCSFCDALFSASNPSRTASEHLKRGTCPNFNSVAKPISSLSPSSTINLPPSPGPVHHTSRKRSSSSVSVSASTSYHVPPLAIVDPTRFCGELTYSPVTATAHTAVTHQPHLVLSGGKEDLEALAMLEDSVKKLKSPKTSPGPTLSKTQVDVALDFLADWVFESCGSVSFSSLEHPKFRAFLNQVGLRAISGREFTGSRLDAKFEEAKAESEARIHDAMFFQIASDGWKSKTFGAFGEDGLVNLTVNLPNGTSVYRKAVFVGGSVPSKYAEDVLWETVTSICGNVVQQCVGIVADKFKSKALRNLENQNHWMVNLSCQFQGFNSLIKDFSKELPLFKDVAESCFKIANFVNNKSQVRSSFHKYQSQEYGHAGLLRVPLREFEMVNFGAVHILFEDILSSAGALQLVLLDESYKVASMEDPMAREVAEMIGDVGFWNELQAVHSLVKLIKDMAQEIETERPLVGKCLPLWDELRTKVKDWCASFHIPEEPVEKVIERRFRKNYHPAWAAAFILDPLYLIRDTSGKYLPPFKLLTPEQEKDVDKLITRLVSREEAHIALMELMKWRTEGLDQVYARAVQMKERDPNTGKMRIANPQSSRLVWETHLTEFKSLGKVAVRLIFLHATSCGFKCNWSLLRWVSAHGHSRVGIDKAQKLIFIAAHSKLERRDYSFEEDKDAELLALANEAFDKDIVGLERPP; encoded by the exons ATGGCGACTACCAACACCACCACGCAGGCCGTGGGAGTTGAGGGGGTGGACGCGTCAGCATCGGCGGACGAGGCGGCGGCTAAAGCCGTGCACAAGAGGTACGAAGGGCTTGTGATGGTACGGACGAAGGCGATAAAGGGGAAAGGGGCTTGGTACTGGGCTCACTTGGAGCCTATGTTGGTCCACAACACCGACACTGGTCTGCCCAAAGCGGTGAAGCTCCGGTGCTCCTTTTGCGACGCCTTGTTCTCCGCCTCGAACCCGTCTCGCACCGCCTCCGAGCACTTAAAGCGCGGGACTTGCCCCAATTTCAACTCCGTCGCGAAACCCATTTCGTCCCTCTCGCCGTCCTCCACCATCAACTTGCCTCCGTCGCCTGGCCCCGTCCACCATACCAGCCGCAAGCGGAGCTCGTCTTCCGTTTCCGTTTCGGCTTCAACGTCGTACCATGTTCCGCCGCTCGCGATAGTGGACCCGACCCGGTTCTGCGGCGAGCTCACTTACTCTCCGGTGACCGCGACGGCGCATACGGCGGTGACCCACCAGCCGCATTTGGTGTTGTCGGGTGGGAAAGAGGACTTGGAAGCTCTGGCGATGCTGGAGGACAGCGTAAAGAAGCTCAAGAGCCCCAAAACTTCACCCGGTCCGACGCTGAGTAAGACGCAGGTGGACGTTGCGCTTGATTTTCTGGCCGATTGGGTGTTTGAGTCTTGTGGGTCGGTGTCGTTTTCGAGCCTCGAGCACCCAAAGTTCAGAGCTTTTCTCAACCAGGTGGGTCTGCGGGCGATTTCCGGGCGGGAGTTCACTGGGTCGAGACTCGACGCCAAGTTTGAGGAAGCGAAGGCCGAGTCCGAGGCCCGAATTCACGACGCCATGTTCTTTCAGATTGCTTCTGATGGGTGGAAGAGCAAGACTTTTGGCGCGTTTGGGGAAGATGGTCTTGTAAATTTGACCGTGAATCTTCCCAATGGGACTAGTGTGTACAGGAAGGCGGTGTTTGTCGGCGGCTCTGTACCTTCGAAGTATGCCGAGGATGTTTTGTGGGAGACAGTGACAAGCATTTGTGGAAATGTTGTGCAGCAGTGTGTAGGAATAGTAGCAGACAAGTTTAAGTCCAAGGCACTAAGGAATTTAGAGAATCAGAATCACTGGATGGTTAATCTTTCTTGTCAGTTTCAGGGTTTCAATAGTTTGATTAAGGATTTCAGTAAGGAACTTCCCTTGTTTAAGGATGTCGCCGAGAGTTGTTTTAAGATTGCGAATTTCGTGAATAACAAGTCTCAGGTTAGGAGTAGCTTTCATAAGTATCAGTCCCAGGAGTATGGTCATGCCGGGCTGTTAAGAGTGCCGTTGCGTGAGTTCGAAATGGTTAACTTTGGAGCAGTGCATATATTGTTCGAGGATATTCTGAGCTCAGCCGGGGCACTTCAGTTGGTCCTGCTAGACGAATCTTATAAAGTTGCCTCCATGGAGGATCCAATGGCTAGAGAAGTCGCCGAGATGATTGGGGATGTGGGGTTTTGGAATGAATTGCAGGCGGTGCATTCGTTGGTTAAGTTGATCAAGGACATGGCTCAAGAGATTGAGACGGAGAGGCCGCTGGTTGGTAAATGCCTCCCACTTTGGGATGAACTAAGAACAAAAGTGAAGGATTGGTGTGCCAGTTTCCACATTCCAGAAGAACCGGTGGAGAAGGTGATTGAAAGGCGGTTCAGGAAGAATTATCATCCCGCTTGGGCGGCTGCGTTTATACTTGATCCGCTCTATTTAATTAGGGACACTAGTGGGAAGTATCTTCCACCATTCAAGTTGTTGACGCCAGAGCAGGAGAAGGATGTGGACAAGCTTATAACCCGGCTTGTGTCGAGGGAGGAAGCCCATATAGCACTAATGGAACTCATGAAATGGAGAACGGAGGGGCTTGATCAGGTATATGCGCGCGCTGTACAGATGAAGGAGAGGGACCCCAATACAGGGAAGATGAGAATTGCCAACCCACAGAGCAGTAGGCTTGTATGGGAAACACACCTCACCGAGTTTAAGTCACTAGGGAAAGTTGCAGTTAGGCTCATCTTCCTTCATGCAACGTCGTGTGGGTTCAAATGTAATTGGTCTCTATTGAGATGGGTGTCTGCCCATGGCCACTCAAGGGTGGGAATTGACAAGGCACAGAAGTTGATATTCATTGCAGCTCATTCCAAGCTCGAAAGGCGGGATTATTCCTTCGAAGAAGACAAGGATGCGGAGCTACTCGCCTTAGCAAACG aagcATTCGACAAAGATATCGTTGGACTGGAGAGGCCACCCTAA
- the LOC103433068 gene encoding uncharacterized protein isoform X1, translated as MATTNTTTQAVGVEGVDASASADEAAAKAVHKRYEGLVMVRTKAIKGKGAWYWAHLEPMLVHNTDTGLPKAVKLRCSFCDALFSASNPSRTASEHLKRGTCPNFNSVAKPISSLSPSSTINLPPSPGPVHHTSRKRSSSSVSVSASTSYHVPPLAIVDPTRFCGELTYSPVTATAHTAVTHQPHLVLSGGKEDLEALAMLEDSVKKLKSPKTSPGPTLSKTQVDVALDFLADWVFESCGSVSFSSLEHPKFRAFLNQVGLRAISGREFTGSRLDAKFEEAKAESEARIHDAMFFQIASDGWKSKTFGAFGEDGLVNLTVNLPNGTSVYRKAVFVGGSVPSKYAEDVLWETVTSICGNVVQQCVGIVADKFKSKALRNLENQNHWMVNLSCQFQGFNSLIKDFSKELPLFKDVAESCFKIANFVNNKSQVRSSFHKYQSQEYGHAGLLRVPLREFEMVNFGAVHILFEDILSSAGALQLVLLDESYKVASMEDPMAREVAEMIGDVGFWNELQAVHSLVKLIKDMAQEIETERPLVGKCLPLWDELRTKVKDWCASFHIPEEPVEKVIERRFRKNYHPAWAAAFILDPLYLIRDTSGKYLPPFKLLTPEQEKDVDKLITRLVSREEAHIALMELMKWRTEGLDQVYARAVQMKERDPNTGKMRIANPQSSRLVWETHLTEFKSLGKVAVRLIFLHATSCGFKCNWSLLRWVSAHGHSRVGIDKAQKLIFIAAHSKLERRDYSFEEDKDAELLALANGEDDVLNEVLVDASSV; from the coding sequence ATGGCGACTACCAACACCACCACGCAGGCCGTGGGAGTTGAGGGGGTGGACGCGTCAGCATCGGCGGACGAGGCGGCGGCTAAAGCCGTGCACAAGAGGTACGAAGGGCTTGTGATGGTACGGACGAAGGCGATAAAGGGGAAAGGGGCTTGGTACTGGGCTCACTTGGAGCCTATGTTGGTCCACAACACCGACACTGGTCTGCCCAAAGCGGTGAAGCTCCGGTGCTCCTTTTGCGACGCCTTGTTCTCCGCCTCGAACCCGTCTCGCACCGCCTCCGAGCACTTAAAGCGCGGGACTTGCCCCAATTTCAACTCCGTCGCGAAACCCATTTCGTCCCTCTCGCCGTCCTCCACCATCAACTTGCCTCCGTCGCCTGGCCCCGTCCACCATACCAGCCGCAAGCGGAGCTCGTCTTCCGTTTCCGTTTCGGCTTCAACGTCGTACCATGTTCCGCCGCTCGCGATAGTGGACCCGACCCGGTTCTGCGGCGAGCTCACTTACTCTCCGGTGACCGCGACGGCGCATACGGCGGTGACCCACCAGCCGCATTTGGTGTTGTCGGGTGGGAAAGAGGACTTGGAAGCTCTGGCGATGCTGGAGGACAGCGTAAAGAAGCTCAAGAGCCCCAAAACTTCACCCGGTCCGACGCTGAGTAAGACGCAGGTGGACGTTGCGCTTGATTTTCTGGCCGATTGGGTGTTTGAGTCTTGTGGGTCGGTGTCGTTTTCGAGCCTCGAGCACCCAAAGTTCAGAGCTTTTCTCAACCAGGTGGGTCTGCGGGCGATTTCCGGGCGGGAGTTCACTGGGTCGAGACTCGACGCCAAGTTTGAGGAAGCGAAGGCCGAGTCCGAGGCCCGAATTCACGACGCCATGTTCTTTCAGATTGCTTCTGATGGGTGGAAGAGCAAGACTTTTGGCGCGTTTGGGGAAGATGGTCTTGTAAATTTGACCGTGAATCTTCCCAATGGGACTAGTGTGTACAGGAAGGCGGTGTTTGTCGGCGGCTCTGTACCTTCGAAGTATGCCGAGGATGTTTTGTGGGAGACAGTGACAAGCATTTGTGGAAATGTTGTGCAGCAGTGTGTAGGAATAGTAGCAGACAAGTTTAAGTCCAAGGCACTAAGGAATTTAGAGAATCAGAATCACTGGATGGTTAATCTTTCTTGTCAGTTTCAGGGTTTCAATAGTTTGATTAAGGATTTCAGTAAGGAACTTCCCTTGTTTAAGGATGTCGCCGAGAGTTGTTTTAAGATTGCGAATTTCGTGAATAACAAGTCTCAGGTTAGGAGTAGCTTTCATAAGTATCAGTCCCAGGAGTATGGTCATGCCGGGCTGTTAAGAGTGCCGTTGCGTGAGTTCGAAATGGTTAACTTTGGAGCAGTGCATATATTGTTCGAGGATATTCTGAGCTCAGCCGGGGCACTTCAGTTGGTCCTGCTAGACGAATCTTATAAAGTTGCCTCCATGGAGGATCCAATGGCTAGAGAAGTCGCCGAGATGATTGGGGATGTGGGGTTTTGGAATGAATTGCAGGCGGTGCATTCGTTGGTTAAGTTGATCAAGGACATGGCTCAAGAGATTGAGACGGAGAGGCCGCTGGTTGGTAAATGCCTCCCACTTTGGGATGAACTAAGAACAAAAGTGAAGGATTGGTGTGCCAGTTTCCACATTCCAGAAGAACCGGTGGAGAAGGTGATTGAAAGGCGGTTCAGGAAGAATTATCATCCCGCTTGGGCGGCTGCGTTTATACTTGATCCGCTCTATTTAATTAGGGACACTAGTGGGAAGTATCTTCCACCATTCAAGTTGTTGACGCCAGAGCAGGAGAAGGATGTGGACAAGCTTATAACCCGGCTTGTGTCGAGGGAGGAAGCCCATATAGCACTAATGGAACTCATGAAATGGAGAACGGAGGGGCTTGATCAGGTATATGCGCGCGCTGTACAGATGAAGGAGAGGGACCCCAATACAGGGAAGATGAGAATTGCCAACCCACAGAGCAGTAGGCTTGTATGGGAAACACACCTCACCGAGTTTAAGTCACTAGGGAAAGTTGCAGTTAGGCTCATCTTCCTTCATGCAACGTCGTGTGGGTTCAAATGTAATTGGTCTCTATTGAGATGGGTGTCTGCCCATGGCCACTCAAGGGTGGGAATTGACAAGGCACAGAAGTTGATATTCATTGCAGCTCATTCCAAGCTCGAAAGGCGGGATTATTCCTTCGAAGAAGACAAGGATGCGGAGCTACTCGCCTTAGCAAACGGTGAGGATGATGTGTTGAATGAAGTTCTTGTTGATGCATCCTCAGTGTAA
- the LOC139194984 gene encoding uncharacterized protein codes for MSSSSSKMMLEIDQEDEELFNQSKGMFNVGDWAQNEMEEDDERRRRDDESRMAGPSHSRRVIQVAAQICRPNRAINIDRNRQRRDAFGAMCLLPEQKITAALKMLAYGVATDQVDEITRMRKSTILESLMRFCSIIESIYTAKYLRRLTHMDLERLLKKGEMRVFNKVLQGKAPKVTYWVNGRKYNGPYYLADGIYPRWESFVKTVPRPRSAKEKYFASYQERCRKYVEHCFGILQARWAIVRGAARMFDVESLRSIMMTCIILHNMIVEDEYDYDAIDEYELDTINNSRTQIYCAHDATEEPVQHEPLQRDERYNDRVIQRYTALQRPYMHNARQIDVIEHQWELRGAENT; via the exons atgtcttcttcttcttcaaagatgATGTTGGAAATCGATCAAGAAGACGAAGAATTATTTAACCAATCAAAAGGAATGTTCAATGTTGGTGATTGGgcccaaaatgagatggaagaggatgacgaGCGTAGACGGAGAGATGATGAATCAAGAATGGCAGGACCCTCACActcccgtcgagtcatccaagtTGCGGCTCAGATCTGCAGGCCCAACCGTGCTATAAACATTGATAGAAACAGGCAACGACGAG ATGCTTTTGGTGCTATGTGTCTCCTacctgagcaaaaaattactgctgccttgaagatgcttgcatatggagtaGCTACAGACCAAGTGGACGAGATAACGAGGATGagaaaatcaaccattcttgagtccctgatgaggttttgctcgataatcgaatctatctacactGCAAAGTACCTCCGGAGACTTACTCATATGGACTtggaaaggcttctgaagaaaggcgagatgcgag TGTTTAACAAAGTCttgcaaggaaaggcaccaaaagtcacatACTGGGTCAACGGACGTAAGTACaacgggccatactacctagcagacggcatttacccaaggtgggaatcgtttgtcaaaacagtgccacgtccacgaagtgcaaaggaaaaatacTTTGCAAGCTATCAAGAAAGATGCAGGAAATATGTGGAGCATTGTTTTGGTATACTCCAAGCTCGCTGGGCTATTGTTaggggtgctgccagaatgtttgatgtagagtcgcttcgatccatcatgatgacgtgcatcattcttcacaacatgattgtggaagatgagtacgattatgatgccattgatgaatatgagctagACACTATTAACAATTCCAGAACacaaatatattgtgctcatgatgccaccgaagaacccgtgcaacacgagccattacAAAGGGATGAACGTTACAATGATAGagtcattcaacgatatactgcacttcaaaggccatatatgcacaatgcccGCCAAATTGAcgtgatagagcaccagtgggaatTAAGGGGTGCTGAAAATACTTAA